A section of the Virgibacillus sp. NKC19-3 genome encodes:
- a CDS encoding heavy metal translocating P-type ATPase: MSETNHATLGVTGMTCAACSNRIEKVLNKMDGVEAKVNLTTEKATVDYDSSKTSIDAISNKIEKVGYGVLMEQAELDVFGMTCAACSTRIEKVLNKQEGVQSASVNLTTETASVEYNPGLTDTQAIIDKIKHVGYDAKPKAEAEEKQSHKEKEIKTMKTKLIVSAVLTAPLVVTMLVHLFNMNIPDIFMNPWFQFALATPVQFIIGWQFYVGAYKNLRNGGANMDVLVALGTSAAYFYSLFEAFRTIGNAAYEPHLYFETSAVVITLILFGKYLETRAKSQTTNALSSLLNLQAKEARVIRNGEEIMTPVEEVVVGDRLVVKPGEKIPVDGIIVKGRTSIDESMITGESIPIEKDVDANVIGSTINKNGAIEMDATKVGKDTALASIVKVVEEAQGSKAPIQRLADIISGYFVPIVVGIAILTFIVWIALVQPGQFESALVAAIAVLVIACPCALGLATPTSIMVGTGKGAENGILFKGGEHLERTHALNAIVLDKTGTITKGKPEVTNFTGDEETLQLLASAEKGSEHPLAEAIVAYATEKDMDFDEVDEFQSIPGHGIEVTISDHHILVGNRKLMEDHHVDIGSAEQALIDFEGQGKTAMLIAIDGTYRGIVAVADTIKETAPQAISELQDQGLEVIMLTGDNERTARAIAEQVGIDQVIAQVLPEEKADKVKEIQGKDKKVAMVGDGVNDAPALAIADIGIAIGTGTEVAIEAADITILGGELLLIPKAIKISHATIRNIRQNLFWAFGYNTAGIPVAAIGLLAPWVAGAAMALSSVSVVSNSLRLKRVKI, translated from the coding sequence ATGAGTGAAACAAACCATGCAACACTTGGTGTTACAGGTATGACCTGCGCTGCATGTTCCAATCGGATTGAAAAAGTGTTAAATAAAATGGATGGCGTAGAAGCTAAAGTAAATTTAACCACAGAAAAAGCAACGGTAGACTATGACTCATCGAAAACGTCTATCGATGCTATTTCGAATAAAATTGAAAAAGTCGGCTATGGTGTTTTAATGGAACAAGCAGAATTAGATGTCTTTGGCATGACCTGTGCTGCATGTTCAACCCGTATTGAAAAGGTATTGAATAAGCAAGAAGGGGTTCAATCTGCAAGTGTCAATTTAACAACAGAAACGGCATCGGTCGAATATAACCCAGGTCTCACAGATACGCAAGCAATTATTGATAAAATCAAACATGTAGGCTATGACGCAAAACCAAAAGCTGAAGCAGAAGAAAAACAATCGCATAAAGAAAAAGAAATAAAAACGATGAAGACGAAATTAATTGTTTCGGCTGTGTTAACGGCACCACTCGTTGTAACTATGTTGGTTCATTTATTTAATATGAATATACCGGATATATTTATGAATCCGTGGTTCCAATTTGCACTCGCAACACCGGTACAATTTATAATCGGCTGGCAATTTTACGTTGGTGCCTATAAAAACCTTCGTAATGGCGGGGCAAATATGGATGTGCTTGTTGCATTAGGTACGAGTGCGGCTTATTTCTATAGTTTATTCGAGGCATTTCGGACCATTGGCAATGCAGCGTACGAACCGCATTTGTATTTTGAAACAAGTGCTGTTGTTATTACGTTGATTTTATTTGGTAAATATTTAGAAACAAGAGCAAAGAGCCAGACAACGAATGCTCTATCCTCATTATTGAATTTACAGGCAAAAGAAGCTCGTGTTATACGAAATGGTGAGGAAATCATGACGCCAGTGGAGGAAGTTGTCGTTGGTGATCGGTTAGTTGTTAAACCAGGGGAGAAAATACCCGTTGACGGTATCATTGTAAAGGGGAGAACCTCTATCGATGAATCCATGATTACCGGGGAATCTATCCCGATTGAAAAGGACGTAGATGCTAATGTCATTGGTTCAACGATAAATAAAAACGGCGCTATTGAAATGGATGCAACGAAGGTTGGCAAAGACACAGCACTTGCCTCGATTGTGAAAGTGGTCGAGGAAGCACAAGGGTCGAAAGCACCAATCCAGCGATTAGCCGATATCATTTCCGGTTATTTTGTACCGATCGTTGTAGGCATTGCTATTCTAACATTTATCGTATGGATCGCGCTGGTCCAACCAGGTCAATTTGAATCTGCATTAGTTGCAGCGATTGCTGTTCTTGTTATTGCTTGTCCTTGTGCTTTGGGGCTAGCAACACCAACCTCCATTATGGTTGGTACAGGAAAGGGCGCAGAGAATGGTATTCTTTTTAAAGGTGGGGAGCACCTCGAGCGCACCCATGCGTTGAATGCAATCGTGTTGGATAAAACGGGAACTATTACAAAGGGAAAACCTGAAGTAACAAACTTTACAGGCGATGAGGAAACCTTACAGTTACTCGCGAGTGCGGAAAAGGGTTCGGAACACCCACTTGCAGAAGCTATTGTTGCCTATGCAACAGAGAAAGATATGGATTTCGATGAGGTCGATGAATTTCAATCTATACCCGGTCATGGTATTGAAGTAACGATTTCAGATCACCACATTCTTGTTGGAAATCGAAAACTAATGGAAGACCATCACGTTGATATTGGTAGTGCGGAACAAGCATTAATCGATTTCGAAGGGCAAGGCAAAACCGCCATGCTGATTGCTATTGATGGAACGTATCGTGGAATTGTTGCTGTGGCAGATACGATTAAAGAAACAGCTCCTCAAGCCATAAGCGAGTTGCAAGATCAGGGCTTAGAAGTGATCATGTTAACAGGCGATAACGAGCGCACGGCACGCGCTATTGCGGAGCAAGTTGGCATCGATCAAGTAATAGCACAAGTGTTACCGGAGGAAAAAGCGGATAAAGTAAAAGAAATTCAAGGAAAGGATAAGAAGGTTGCCATGGTTGGAGATGGGGTCAATGATGCCCCAGCACTTGCTATTGCTGATATCGGAATTGCCATTGGAACTGGTACAGAAGTGGCTATCGAAGCTGCTGACATTACGATTCTTGGTGGCGAGCTATTGCTTATACCGAAAGCTATTAAAATCAGCCATGCAACAATTCGAAATATCCGCCAAAACCTCTTCTGGGCATTTGGTTATAATACAGCAGGGATTCCAGTTGCTGCGATTGGATTACTTGCGCCATGGGTTGCCGGTGCAGCAATGGCACTAAGTTCGGTGAGTGTTGTTTCTAACTCCCTCCGCTTGAAGCGGGTTAAGATATAA
- the copZ gene encoding copper chaperone CopZ: MEQKTLDVQGMSCGHCKMSVEGALNELDGVSTAEVNLEKGIVDVTFDASKVTLETMKEAVEDQGYDVSA, from the coding sequence ATGGAACAAAAAACTCTAGATGTTCAAGGCATGTCATGTGGCCATTGCAAAATGTCCGTTGAAGGCGCATTAAATGAATTAGATGGTGTATCAACAGCTGAAGTTAATTTAGAAAAAGGCATTGTCGATGTTACGTTTGACGCATCAAAAGTAACCCTTGAGACAATGAAAGAGGCTGTTGAAGATCAAGGCTATGATGTTAGTGCCTAA
- a CDS encoding ABC transporter ATP-binding protein, with translation MLMDELVQLEDISKGYTNKNVLHHISLEINKNQIVAILGGNGVGKSTLLRIIAGIQRPSSGKVNYYNKAINIGYVPERFPNLIRFTPGEYLNYIGKISGIPESLRNRTISDFLHRFQLEELNNQWVMNLSKGSIQKVGIIQAIMQKPGLLILDEPISGLDSHAQQELIGIMKELKEEGTTVLLTYHESNILENVVDTAYNLNNGHLSKTNAALQKESIKLLSVENIADSYVIQWNEVLYMEKRGNSLLLFVHLRNSDKILYRILQLQGSIRSVETIDTLKGKFQE, from the coding sequence ATGTTAATGGATGAGCTTGTTCAGCTTGAAGATATTAGTAAAGGATACACGAATAAAAATGTGCTACATCATATTTCTTTAGAGATCAATAAAAACCAAATTGTTGCAATTCTAGGAGGAAATGGTGTTGGGAAAAGTACTCTATTAAGAATAATAGCAGGTATTCAACGACCTAGTTCAGGTAAGGTTAACTACTATAACAAAGCAATTAATATTGGATATGTTCCTGAACGATTCCCCAATCTTATTCGCTTCACACCAGGGGAATATTTAAACTACATAGGAAAAATAAGCGGAATTCCTGAATCTTTACGTAATAGAACTATTTCCGATTTTCTACATCGCTTTCAACTAGAGGAATTAAATAATCAATGGGTTATGAACTTGTCAAAAGGAAGTATTCAAAAAGTTGGAATTATCCAAGCTATAATGCAAAAACCAGGACTATTAATTTTGGATGAACCCATTTCCGGCCTTGATTCCCATGCACAGCAAGAATTGATCGGTATTATGAAAGAGCTGAAAGAGGAAGGAACTACAGTCTTACTAACATATCATGAATCTAATATCCTTGAGAACGTTGTAGATACTGCTTATAATTTAAATAATGGTCATCTTTCAAAGACAAATGCTGCTTTACAGAAAGAATCGATTAAATTATTGAGCGTAGAAAATATAGCAGATTCCTATGTTATTCAATGGAACGAAGTACTTTATATGGAGAAAAGAGGAAATAGTCTATTATTATTTGTTCATTTAAGAAACAGTGACAAAATACTATACAGGATTCTTCAATTACAAGGTAGTATTCGTAGTGTAGAAACAATAGACACGCTTAAGGGAAAGTTTCAAGAATGA
- a CDS encoding SDR family NAD(P)-dependent oxidoreductase: MSFAGKTAIITGAGSGIGRATAEKLGSLGVKVLLVDYNEKMLDEAVERIQQAGGKAHGIVANVADVDDVKAYVNEAQQKMGRIDFFHNNAGVLQQPSLLHETGETEFDRVVAINLRGAFLGLKYVLHVMEAQQSGIIVNGSSHAGIRAEPYLGTYGATKHALVGMTLTAAHEYGAKGIRVNAVCPGGVKTDMIKDMASSDEEGAAPMQRMATAEEIASVVTFLFSDEASYVNGVLMPVDGGLSA, translated from the coding sequence ATGAGCTTTGCAGGGAAAACAGCCATTATAACAGGAGCAGGAAGCGGAATTGGTCGTGCAACCGCAGAAAAATTAGGAAGTCTTGGTGTCAAGGTTTTATTGGTTGATTATAATGAAAAGATGCTTGACGAAGCCGTTGAACGTATTCAGCAAGCTGGCGGAAAAGCACATGGAATTGTTGCGAATGTCGCTGATGTAGATGATGTCAAAGCATATGTAAACGAAGCACAACAAAAGATGGGGCGTATCGACTTTTTTCATAATAATGCCGGTGTCCTGCAGCAGCCTTCGTTATTGCATGAAACTGGGGAAACAGAATTTGACCGCGTTGTGGCCATTAATTTAAGAGGGGCTTTCCTTGGATTAAAATACGTCCTTCACGTAATGGAAGCGCAACAATCCGGTATCATTGTCAACGGATCCTCCCATGCAGGAATAAGGGCTGAGCCTTATCTTGGAACCTATGGCGCAACCAAACATGCGCTTGTCGGTATGACATTAACAGCTGCACATGAATATGGTGCAAAGGGGATACGTGTAAATGCTGTCTGTCCAGGTGGAGTGAAGACGGATATGATAAAAGACATGGCATCTTCAGATGAGGAAGGGGCTGCACCGATGCAGCGAATGGCAACAGCAGAGGAAATTGCATCTGTCGTCACATTTTTATTTTCAGATGAAGCTTCTTATGTAAATGGTGTTTTGATGCCAGTAGATGGAGGATTATCCGCTTAA
- a CDS encoding alpha/beta hydrolase → MTLDPQLKFLLEQMDGAEIPPMHTLTLEEARQTNDMRFLTGEPEPVERVEDHLIPGPSGKIPVRIYTPVGDNPLPALVYYHGGGWVIGDLEYADIPCRMLANRVNCVVISVDYRLAPEHKFPSALEDAYAAIKWVVENASELHVNPEKVAVGGDSAGGNLAAAVTLMVRDKKTFTLCHQLLIYPITDHRFDTTSYQDNAEGYFLTKDNMIWFWNHYLHHEEDGKHPYASPLRANDLKHLPPALIITAEHDPLRDEGEAYAERLKTEGTPVEATRYTGMIHGFFSMPGALTKSQEAIEQASNGLKQAFASNPNQLT, encoded by the coding sequence ATGACACTTGACCCTCAATTAAAATTTCTATTGGAACAAATGGATGGCGCAGAAATTCCACCAATGCACACTCTCACTCTTGAAGAAGCTAGACAGACGAACGATATGCGTTTTTTAACTGGTGAGCCTGAACCTGTAGAAAGGGTAGAAGATCATCTTATTCCAGGACCTAGTGGAAAAATACCAGTCCGTATTTACACTCCAGTTGGCGACAATCCTCTTCCAGCCTTGGTCTATTATCATGGTGGCGGCTGGGTCATAGGTGATCTTGAATATGCAGATATTCCTTGCCGTATGCTAGCAAATCGAGTGAATTGTGTCGTTATATCCGTAGATTATCGTTTAGCACCGGAACATAAATTTCCATCAGCACTTGAAGATGCATATGCTGCGATAAAGTGGGTCGTTGAAAATGCCTCTGAGCTTCATGTGAATCCAGAAAAGGTTGCTGTCGGTGGTGATAGTGCAGGTGGAAATCTTGCAGCTGCAGTCACATTGATGGTTCGAGATAAAAAAACATTCACCCTTTGCCACCAACTATTAATTTATCCAATTACCGATCACAGATTTGATACCACTTCGTATCAAGACAATGCAGAAGGGTATTTTTTAACCAAAGACAATATGATCTGGTTCTGGAATCACTATTTGCATCATGAAGAAGATGGCAAACATCCATATGCATCTCCATTAAGAGCGAATGATCTCAAGCATTTACCCCCAGCTTTGATTATTACAGCCGAACATGATCCGTTACGTGATGAGGGGGAAGCCTATGCTGAGCGACTTAAAACAGAAGGTACTCCAGTTGAAGCCACTCGCTATACGGGTATGATTCATGGCTTTTTCTCTATGCCTGGTGCATTAACAAAAAGTCAGGAAGCCATTGAACAAGCGTCAAATGGATTAAAACAAGCATTTGCATCCAACCCTAACCAACTTACATGA
- a CDS encoding flavin-containing monooxygenase — protein sequence MISQQSDKHNQPTDYDAVVIGAGFSGLYMLYRLRNAGLTTQVYEAGEGVGGVWYWNRYPGARCDSESIYYNYTFSKELYEEWTWTSRFPEQQEILRYLNFVADKFDLRRDIQFNTRISAAHYDENMNKWKIYKDDGTSVLATYFISGAGCLSTANVPAFKGLDDFKGEWYHTGNWPHEKVDFKGKQVGVIGTGSSGIQSIPAIAGEADHLIVFQRTPQYTVPARNHAYDSSFIRKAKDHYSEIRKQLFESVSGIPEKLRDRSALEDTPEEREKIYEEAWEKGGFSFPLSYKDITINEAANETAANFIRSKIKDTVNDPNTAEKLQPTYYYGTKRPIFDTNYYETYNRENVTLVDVKETPIEEITPQGLRTRNADYQLDSLVFATGYDGMTGPLFKIDIRGKEGLSLRRKWENGAKVRTYLGIATAGFPNFFMITGPESPSVLVNMPTAIEQHVDWITDCICYLQKHNLDTIEANVEAEESWSKHCKDVADATLFPKTDSWYTGANIAGKPRGFLIYLGGFGTYGQICNKVAASNYEGFNMTSSQKVVY from the coding sequence ATGATATCTCAACAAAGTGATAAGCACAATCAGCCTACTGATTATGATGCAGTGGTGATTGGTGCAGGTTTTTCCGGATTATATATGCTGTATCGTCTGCGTAATGCTGGTTTAACCACACAAGTCTACGAGGCAGGTGAAGGTGTAGGTGGTGTTTGGTATTGGAATCGGTACCCAGGAGCACGCTGCGATTCAGAGAGTATCTATTATAATTATACATTTTCTAAAGAATTGTATGAAGAGTGGACATGGACTTCTAGGTTCCCTGAGCAGCAGGAAATACTTCGTTATCTAAATTTTGTAGCGGATAAATTTGATTTGCGCCGTGACATCCAATTTAATACGCGAATTTCCGCTGCTCATTACGATGAAAACATGAATAAGTGGAAGATTTACAAAGATGATGGTACAAGCGTTTTGGCAACTTATTTCATTTCGGGAGCTGGTTGTTTATCAACTGCAAATGTCCCAGCATTTAAGGGGTTGGATGACTTTAAAGGAGAATGGTATCATACAGGGAATTGGCCACATGAGAAAGTAGATTTCAAAGGTAAACAAGTCGGTGTCATTGGAACGGGATCAAGTGGAATCCAGTCTATTCCCGCTATAGCTGGAGAGGCAGATCATCTTATCGTGTTTCAGCGAACACCACAGTATACCGTTCCAGCTAGGAATCATGCTTACGATTCATCCTTTATAAGGAAAGCGAAAGATCATTATAGTGAGATTAGGAAACAATTATTTGAATCCGTTAGTGGCATACCTGAAAAGTTACGGGATCGTTCCGCGCTGGAAGATACGCCTGAAGAACGTGAAAAGATTTATGAAGAGGCTTGGGAAAAAGGTGGTTTTTCCTTCCCTTTATCCTATAAAGATATAACCATAAATGAAGCGGCTAATGAAACTGCAGCTAATTTTATTCGTTCTAAAATCAAAGACACCGTCAACGATCCAAATACAGCTGAAAAACTTCAACCAACATATTACTATGGCACAAAACGTCCAATATTTGATACAAACTATTATGAGACATACAATCGTGAGAATGTAACCTTGGTTGATGTAAAGGAAACACCTATTGAAGAAATCACACCGCAAGGACTTCGAACAAGAAATGCTGATTATCAATTAGATAGTCTCGTTTTCGCCACCGGATACGATGGAATGACTGGCCCATTATTTAAAATTGATATCCGAGGTAAAGAAGGGTTATCACTTAGGCGTAAATGGGAGAACGGTGCCAAAGTTAGAACATACCTTGGCATTGCTACCGCTGGATTCCCTAATTTCTTTATGATTACTGGACCCGAAAGCCCGTCGGTATTAGTGAATATGCCGACAGCTATTGAGCAACATGTTGATTGGATTACAGATTGCATTTGCTATCTGCAAAAACACAACTTGGATACGATAGAAGCCAATGTTGAAGCTGAAGAATCATGGAGTAAACATTGTAAAGATGTGGCGGACGCAACACTTTTTCCAAAAACCGATTCTTGGTATACTGGTGCAAATATTGCCGGAAAACCAAGGGGATTCCTCATTTACCTTGGTGGTTTTGGAACCTATGGACAGATATGCAATAAAGTGGCCGCTTCGAATTATGAAGGGTTTAACATGACTTCCTCACAAAAAGTTGTTTATTAA